GTTTTAAATACCCCTGGTGTACAGAATAATTGTGCGTTTACCTAATTAAAAAGTAGAAATGAATAGCTATAGCCCTGGCCTGACACTGGCCATCATATCTAGTTGCTACCCTATCTAGGTTATCATTTTAACTACGACTGTGCTACTATGGCCAGCTGGCCCACATAAACTAGATAGCTGGAATGGACTTATCAGAAGGACCACTGACTGAACCAAATCCATTTGTCAACACTCAAATCCCAGCTAtgttacatacataatcatttGGGCACTAGGTGTGTCCATATACCTGACATGCTGAAATTAATGGGATGAAACTGCTTAATGGAACCAGTTTGCTAAAATCAAATGAATTTCTGAAGGTCCCTTACATGAATTGTGTGCTCTAGGCTAAAGAAAACAGACctacaacacaacattttgaaataaggaGATCCTACCAGAACAACTCCAGTGTTTATATTGCCAAACATTTTGATACCATGACCCTGGCTAATTACCAAATAACCTGGGCATTCCCAGCACTGCCCACACTGGCCTACTGTACCTGAGAACAGCCTCATCCAGCTCCTGCGGCCTGTTGGTGGCACCCATCACCAACACCCTCTCATCACCTCCCGACTGGacctaaacacacaaacagaaccatTTCCTAAACCGTTAAAACGGGAGGAAAACGGTGTCATCCAGGACAGGTGACTCCCCAAGAAAgtgacagaacattttattattttctgggtATTATTGCCACCATGCTCTTTTCTTTCAATATTATTGCAGTGTGTTAAAGTATTTACATGGATGGCTGGAGGACCAGGTTTAATAAATGCTAGGTGATGTGGACTATGCACTCTGATATGAATCGGTCATCATGCTCTGAAATAAGATTTCCGCATATCATTTTGGACGCATTCTGTGTTCAAGCTCAGGATgttctcaaagcaaaaggcgaTAGTAGATGGGTGTACCTACTTAATTGGCCAGTGAATGTTTGAAGGAAAACATTCCCATACCCATTAAGTCACATTGTATTTACAGCCATATCTCATCCTATCTTCCAGATTCAGGACAGTAAGATTGGTGCACGTCTTCCTTCCAAGCCACACACAATGATTATCATTCTGGCCCGCAGCAATGATTATCTGGACAGCGGCTGGTGCTGAAATATATCTCAGTCATGACAGCAACATTGACTCACATAACCACTTCCTCTTTAGTGATTTTGCCTACAAAATAGATATGAGAAAGTTTTTTGCAACAATGCTTTATTTGGAGTTAAATAGAGAGTTTTTACTTTGAAAGGTTCTGAAGACTTGCTTGACACACCTCTGAAATACACTTTGCAAACAGCGACAACTTCAGTGCAAATAAGACACCTGCTTTTCATTCACAAAACTAGATATGATGATGGCATAGTTGTCTTTCCATTCATCTTTGAATGCCCCATTTTCGCTATCAACTTTCCCGTTGAGACTCTTTGATAGTGCCATTTTGTGTATACAGCTAGCTTAAACGTTTAGCTCTGCACACAACTTAATAGCGTATCCTACAAACAGCatggaaacaataaaaaaaaggcaATGTAGTACATTTGAGTAAAAGTAGGCTACgtcaaataattattacaatagGTTAGGCTCCAGTGTGGAACAATGCacattaattattcaaaatatggaaagaggaaataaaacataGGTTGTTAAAAGCATGACTCAAACAGGCCATTAAATGGGCTTATTCAAGTCCTCTTATTTCTTGAGTTATTTTTATccatttcacattttccacatgtgTGTCTTAGAAAGGCAGTCTGTGTTGAAGTTGGTGAATGAGGATACTTGCCAGGTTATGcccacgtgtcagtagtactgtattaataggcccacgtgtcagtagtactgtattaataggcccacgtgtcagtagtactgtattaataggcccacgtgtcagtagtactgtattaataggcccacgtgtcagtagtactgtattaataggcccacgtgtcagtagtactgtattaataggcccacgtgtcagtagtactgtattaataggcccacgtgtcagtagtactgtattaataggcccacgtgtcagtagtactgtattaataggcccacgtgtcagtagtactgtattaattaaTCCAGCACAAAACCCGGACAACTGTGGCTTTATGCTTCCAACTCTCCTACCAGATTTAACCACAAGGTAACCACAGCTGACTAAGAAGTTACAAATGACACTGAGCGCCACTAGATTTGCCTGTTACAAACAAATTGGCCCGATGCTAAACTTACTTACCGAACCCTGGTTTAGACTGTGCGACCTGGGAAGTCCCAAAATAGTTAACCAAGATAAAATGCACAAGAacccaacatttttaaacacaGAAATATTGGGAACTTTTAGTGGTTTTTAGTAACACACTGTGTTTGTGCTTCAAAGGTCCAGTGCGTAAAGAATTGCATTGAAAATATTCTGTGCAGTGAAAATACACAGTTATAATTATTCACACAATTAACATTGATCAAAATGTAACATGTTAACACAATATTAGCGTTAATTTTGCCACCTCCCTAGGGAGTCCTGAGGTCTAAGCACCTGCCTTCTGTGCTCACAGAACAGATAAATTCAATACCTGAACACGCGCATGCGCGGAATGTCTCCTTACCCCATCAAATTCAATCAAGAACTCGGTCTTCAGTCGCCTGCTGGCATCGtgctccccttctctcctctcacaGAGTAAACTGTCGATTTCATCTATGAGAAGCAGCAGTAGGTATGAGTGCAACTGTGCCTTTATCATTGCATTTAATACTTATTCAATTCTTATTATATTGCAGGAGGTAATGCTATCATTATTGGTTTCCCTGACCAGTTAGCTGTAGTTCAGTCCTTGATTTCCACTATAAAACACAGTCTCACTTACCTATGAAGATGATCGAAGGCTGCAGTTCTCTGGCGACGGAAAATAGAGCTCGTACCaatttctccccctcccccacctacAGTGAAAAACCAATATAACACGGCATAAACTCTGAAAAGTGAGTTTACTATTTCTTTAGGTTTACTTGCAACAATTGTTATGTGTTATGTGTTGTTATGTGGTTGTTCTTTCATAGACTCAGTTGAATGCAGTGACTAACTAGCATTGGATAAGAGcacctgctaaatgacaaatgtaaTGCCGTCAGTCATGTGAGAAATTAAGGTTAGAGAGGTATATTCTCATGACGCACTCACATATTTTGAGGTCAAGCTCGCTGCACTTATGTTGAAAAACGTGGCGTTGGACTCCGCGGCAACCGCTTTAGCCTATTAGGACCAAAACGGCATGagagcaaacatttttaaatgtagaacATTTTACTTCATAGTGAAATTATGAGCCTTCATATTCATGTACAATATACCAGATTACTAAAAATAAGAAGTTTTGTTTTGATTcgttttttttgcaattattttaccAGATATATTTTACCAAATATGCAAAGAACAGATTATTTTTACtgcaatgacctgggagcaattagagCTAAACATCTTGCTCAGGAACAGAACAGCAGTTTTTCACTTTTTCGCTTCGGGGGACTATAACCAGCATCCTTTTGTTTCCTGGTCTAACACACCTAACCAATAAGCTATCCTGCTGCCCCAAATGGTTAGAGTGGAAGAGGTGGAAAGATTAATGCTATATCTATCAATAGCTCTATCTATCAATAAAGACAGCCAACATCCTGGATGGTAAATTACGGTGATTTGTGACTAACGCCCATTTTGCCATCTCTTGAATTTTGTGGTCATGTGGAACAAATGCAGCAATTGGCAAACTATTTCACCATCCTTCATCTATGTGAGCCTTATCACTCGGTTAGTCATTTCTTATTTAGTGCTTTGTCAATTCCAAATGGTCCTGCGCTATACTCACCAGCATCGTCTTCCCATTTCCCGGAGGTCCGAAGAGGAGAAGGCCTCGTGCTGGGGCCCTCAACCCTGTAAACAACTGTAGAGAAGGAACTACTTATTTTCACGTGCAGTGAGAAACTGTTCTCAAATGACTGTATAATCTATTGTAAACAGTGTAATCAAAGCAATATTGGCTTCCAGGCTCTTCTAAAAAGCTTCAACACACTGacattctttttaattttttactaTGTCACTGATTAACAACATGTCACATGTTGTTCAAGAAAAACCTTTTACTGGCTTAGAGGCTGCAGGTGATGACTTGTGAAAAAAAAGGAAGACTACTGTGAACCACACAATGCTTCATGTTCCTTCAGGTGTTTTTCCTCCAGACCTACCTCTGGCCTCAGTGCAGGTAGGATGACCATCTCCTGTAGGGCCTGCTTAGCCAGGTCCTGACCAGCAATGTCCTCGAACCGCACGGACGAACCACtgtaacacacaaacaacagatCCAAGGGCTCACTTCCAAAGAAAACTAACTCAGTTCCATACATGGTTATATTATTTAGCTACGGAATGGAATAAAACTGACTCAGACAGCAAGACCACAATGATTTCtgaaacactgcaaaaaaatatatatttgtctgtGATGAGCCCTCTTTAACACTTAACAGAAACcaacatatatttttctctgtaaCCGTGACACCTTGCAACAATTTGAAACCACTAAACAGAGAAAGGTCTCTAAATGCTTGCGTTAGATCCTGTGAATAACACTGTCGGGAAGAAAAAATACCTCCTAATTGTTGTATCTCACCTGTCGATAATCTCACTGAGGATATGGTTCGCTAGTTTACTGTCCACATTCTTTAAGTTCTTTGCTTCCCGTTTCTTTAATGGGGACATGGAAGAGGGGGCGCTGGGTTTCAAGTTCTGCCGGTTTCCAGCTTTACCCTAAATGAAGAAAGTACCACATAGTCAAAAgacatttgaaacatctttTGTGATGACAGAACTTGTTTGTGCAATGTGTCTCCTCCCTACATTTGAAATGGAAATACAGTAGGCTGGATCTCAACCTTGCTGGcattgtttaattttttattcattaacaTTTAAGTAGCACTTTTCAGCAACTTAAGGTAGGGAGTGAtccattttatacattttgaaccCACTGCTTTGGCACGGTGTTCTTCCCACTCAGCCACATGGAGCATTTCTGGTCCACCTGCCAGATTAGCAAGTAGCATCCAAAATCAATATAATCTTGATTATATGGCGAAAACTATTATTACATGGGCCAGGCAAGGGGTCGGCCGAGGCTGGAAGCCCTGGGTCTCACCTTCTCGCTATTAAACAGTGGGAGTGGCCTGTGCTGTGTGTGACTACTGGAAGGCCCGCTGAAGCTCGGGGACCGCTGGTGGCCCCCGTGGCCTGTCGCTGGGGGGTTCTTTGGCGTGTGCTTTGGCCGCGGAAGGGAGTGACTGGAGTGAGTGGTCAGGGGATCCCTCTTTTTTGGTATAGCTCCACTTACTGCAAAAAGCAAGGAGAGACTGCAGTTAGTATCAGATACCAGATCAGTGACTGACGACTTATCTAAACTTGCTAGGACGTTCAGTAAAGCTGTGTGAGAGCTATGGCTTAACACCTAAATAAAGTCACCCTGTCAGTTAATGGGGGACACACAGTAGGCAGGTGATTTCATTAACTGAAGTTGCTCCTcagttaaataaacatttaacatcCCATCCCATGCTTAGGTTCATGTTTTACAACGCTGGGGTCTGTCTAGCCAGACAACTAGCCAGACAACTAGCCAGACAGACCCCAGCAGTGTAGCTAGCGTAGCAGAAATCACCATGGAGGAGGTTTGTGACATTGAAAGATGTTTGTCGGGGTAAGCTTGCCAGCAGCTTCGGTACCAAAGTGTACTTCGCTTGCCTTGGTTTTATCAGAAGTGTGGGACCAAATGAACCCTTAAGGAATATGTCTGAGCGGCACTCGAGGCACCAATTTCCAGCACCATCAACAAATCATGCAATGATAGAATTTCTCCAGGAGGAATTGTCCCACCTCCCCCAGTGGAATGTTCCAACCATTTGCATAGGATATGGTAAGGCATGCGGAAGCTCTTCAGGTGGGCCAACCCTGTAACAACACCGTTTTACTGCGTTCTTTATAGTGGCACTTACATTTAATATCCCTTGAGTAGAGACATGATTACCTGGCTACCAAAACCCCCTGGTTTTAAAACTTTGGTTAGCCATTATCCAATCGCTTATTACTTTTTGTCCCACTCTTCATTTTGACTCAAGAACACACTACTGTAACAAACGGTGTCTTACAAATCTAGCAGCGAGCAATTTCAGTTAGAGCAGTCAAGCAAGGCGAATGATTCTCCAGGCCAAATTAAGTCTTGCACTGCATTTATCTAAACAAGAACGCCTGTCATTGTTGCAAGGAAAATATTACCATCGCTTTGAGACAGCTGCCACTGTAAAGAACAGGCTAAGATATAAGCAAgcagacaaaataaatgaacttgTAACACTTAAAGGGGGTCTACATAAGCAATCAAGCATGAAATAGAAAAAAGGCGCAAAAGTCGTGAAAAGTAGCATACTGGTTTCCATGATTTACAAAATCAGTCATGACACCTGAAAGCAGACTCCCGGTAGCACCCACCTGAGCGTAGAACACCATTATGGTTAGAACTCTCTGTATAGATGTTTCTCTGTGTTGGCACTGAATGCAGCTTTGCTACACAACAGgaatgacaacaaaaacaaaacaagattgGGAAAATGAGTAGCAGATTTCGAATAAggcaggagaaaaaaaaatagggaAACGAAATATGAAGCTATGATGtaaaatacacaaatgtaaatCAATGGTTGTCTGTGGCATCAAATGAGGGGCAAGAAGCAAGATGGTGCCTGAGTTAAGTTGTCATGCCACAACAAGCCACAATGAACACAGGGTAGAACTGAGAGGAAACTCAACATTCCAGGGTCCTAATCACAAAGCCACACATTGCCAGACATTTAAAACCAGCATGACTCAAATGCAAATGTAGGGTTGTGTTCATTAGGGCACTCAACAGAAAAAATACATCTATTttctggagagagaaaaattaaAAGGAGCATTTCATGTTGGACATGTTTAGGTTGTTTAGTGCCTAATGAACAAAAGCCAATATAACCTTGCAGCCAGGTGTGGAATGACGAGAGTCTTTTAACTGTTTTTTTGTGCCATTTCAGAATCACTTATTGTAAACCACAATTGAATGATGTTAATATCTGTGcaagttaatgtttttttccccaagaGGTAAGAAGTTATCAAACATCGGAGTGTAAAAAAGCACCAAGTCACcattaaacattattattttcaaatatgttttattgaacaCAACCAAATAGGCAGCATATTATGTTTTACAAAACCATTTCCAGGGTTTGTTGAAATACACATTAGTGTACAACATTTCAACGTACTGCATTCGATACCCCATTCAACATGCAAGTAGACAATAAGCAGGAACCATGCGTATTCAATGTGAGCACAGAGGCAAGAGGTATAATCATTTTCGATACTCACCTAAAAGTTCCAGGCGATCCTTTGCCATGATCAGGTTGGTGATCATTTTGGCCTGCAAGCGTTTATTCCGTTCATACTTCTCCCCTGGgcatggaaaaaaaaacataactggatcaattggtaaaataaaacagtttccaTCCTGTGTTTTCATTTACTAATTTAGGGGTAggcttacagtggatataaaaagtctacacacccctgttaaaagaatgagacaaagataaatcatgtcagaactttttccacttattatgtgacttataatgtgaacaattcaatttaaaagcaaactgaaatctttgagggggaacatttctaaataaaaaccttacaataacctggtttcacaccctcttataatGGGGGATATTgctgtgttcaaaattaaccaatcattacacacctgccatcagtTAAAGTGACTctttaaatcacaaaataaagtgaatcacaaataaagttcagctgttctagtaggattttcctgacattttcttagttgcatctcagagcaaaagccatggcccgcagagagcttccaaagcatcagagggatctcattgttgaaagatatcagggtacaaaataatttccaaagcattagatacacCATGGAACAccgtgaagacagtcatcatcaaatggagaaaatatggcacaacagagatattaccaagaactggacatccctccacaattgatgaaaagacaagaagaaaactgctCAGGGAggattccaagaggcctacagcaacattaaaggaactgaaggtatttctggcaagtactggctgtgtggtacatgtgacaacaatctcccgtattcttcatacgaatgggctatggggtagggtggcaagacggaagccttttcttacaaagaaaaacatccaagcctggctgaagttggaaaaaacaaacatcaagtcccccaaaagcactcagtctgatgaaaccaaggttgaactttttggtcctaattccaaaaggtatgtttgttgcaaaaacaacactgcacatcacccaacgaacaccatacccacagtgaagcatggtggtggcaccaTCATGCTTTTGGGcgttttttcttcagctggaaccgggaccttagtcagggtggagggaattatgaacagttccaaataccaagcaattttggcataaaaccttcaggggtccgttagaaagctgaagatgaagttcacctttcagcacgacaatgaccctaagcacacatccaaatccacaaaagcatggcttcaccagaagaagatgaacattttggaatggcccagccagagctcagacctgaatccaattgaatatctgtggggtgatctgaagagggctgtgcacaggacaTGTCCTCTCAAtctaacagatttggagcgcttttgcaaagaagagtgggcaaatattgccatgtcaagatgtgccatgctaatagacccaaaaagactgtgcgctgtaataaaatcaaaaggtgcttcaacaaagtattagtttaagggtgtgcatacttatgcaaccaggttattgtgagtttttaattttcccccctcaacgatttcagtttgtttttcaactgaattgttcatgttataggtcacattaaaggtggaaaaagttctgacatgatttgtctcatacttttacatcacaagaacctggcattttaacagggggatgtagaccttttatatccactgtatatggttGGAACATTTGCCAATAAAACTAGGGATGCACTGATAATCAGCCAGCAATTGGCATCACACGATTATAGGACGAAATGCAATCATCGTATTGACATATTTCTAGTTATTTGTCTAGTTATTTCAGATCAATTGTGCCTTCATCCAAACAGGCTTTCAACATGCTGCAgatgttttctctctccatgtgtcccattttaatttttttcctctGTTGCACTTTTGTTGATGAACCATTCTACCTTATGTTCAACATTTATATACAGGTACTGTATAATGTAGAATTACAAaaatttcatattttatatatatgttgAAATTAGAAGCATCATCAGAagcaatatttgtatttaatttcattCATGCCAAAGTACACAGGTAGAACATCAGTAAtgagaagggggaaaaaagagtTGGTTTCTAATAGTGCTGCTGTAGAGTTACTGGCTGTGCATGGTTGTTCTCtcagcacaaacaacactttcACACACTCAACTAAACCTGGCCTTCAATCTGGAAGCTGAATCGAGGATGCATTTAGTTGGATAAATCAACACTGCAGGAAAAGTGCAGATAGTGAACTCACCGTTTCCAGCTACCTCGATTGCGATGCCTCTCTCAAGCTCTTGGATTCCACGTTTATACCACTGGACAGCTTGCTCCTTGTGCACTAATGCCATGTAAAAACACAACAGGACAACAGATGGAAAACGTTTGAGAACAGAAATTGAAATTATACCATCAGCTTCTCAAAAGTCAAAGGAggattaacaacaacaaaaaacaaatcactTTTGACGTGTCAGGGAATTGGGACATTTCAAACGAAATACAGATACAGAGAATTTAtcataattacaataaaatatctcaAACTAAAATGAACTATAGTCCCAATGGATCATTTCAGGTGACTGGTTCTGCTCCAAAAGCCCTGGAGGGA
Above is a window of Esox lucius isolate fEsoLuc1 chromosome 9, fEsoLuc1.pri, whole genome shotgun sequence DNA encoding:
- the LOC105031438 gene encoding spastin isoform X2; its protein translation is MSSPGGRGSRKKRGVVGSTTDGDTCDQVSLHKRNVFFFSYPLLALFAVLRVFAMQFGVLFAWLCERLSRAMAARTKHRTADEHVKVCEQDSGERIRNHHKQAFEYISVALRIDEDDKVHKEQAVQWYKRGIQELERGIAIEVAGNGEKYERNKRLQAKMITNLIMAKDRLELLVSGAIPKKRDPLTTHSSHSLPRPKHTPKNPPATGHGGHQRSPSFSGPSSSHTQHRPLPLFNSEKGKAGNRQNLKPSAPSSMSPLKKREAKNLKNVDSKLANHILSEIIDSGSSVRFEDIAGQDLAKQALQEMVILPALRPELFTGLRAPARGLLLFGPPGNGKTMLAKAVAAESNATFFNISAASLTSKYVGEGEKLVRALFSVARELQPSIIFIDEIDSLLCERREGEHDASRRLKTEFLIEFDGVQSGGDERVLVMGATNRPQELDEAVLRRFAKRVYVALPTEETRFRLLKNLLGKHGNPLTQKELSQLARMTDGYSGSDLTSLAKDASLGPIRELRPEQVRNMAANEVRNILFCDFMESLKKIKRSVGPQTLDLYVRWNKDYGDTTAV
- the LOC105031438 gene encoding spastin isoform X1, with product MSSPGGRGSRKKRGVVGSTTDGDTCDQVSLHKRNVFFFSYPLLALFAVLRVFAMQFGVLFAWLCERLSRAMAARTKHRTADEHVKVCEQDSGERIRNHHKQAFEYISVALRIDEDDKVHKEQAVQWYKRGIQELERGIAIEVAGNGEKYERNKRLQAKMITNLIMAKDRLELLAKLHSVPTQRNIYTESSNHNGVLRSVSGAIPKKRDPLTTHSSHSLPRPKHTPKNPPATGHGGHQRSPSFSGPSSSHTQHRPLPLFNSEKGKAGNRQNLKPSAPSSMSPLKKREAKNLKNVDSKLANHILSEIIDSGSSVRFEDIAGQDLAKQALQEMVILPALRPELFTGLRAPARGLLLFGPPGNGKTMLAKAVAAESNATFFNISAASLTSKYVGEGEKLVRALFSVARELQPSIIFIDEIDSLLCERREGEHDASRRLKTEFLIEFDGVQSGGDERVLVMGATNRPQELDEAVLRRFAKRVYVALPTEETRFRLLKNLLGKHGNPLTQKELSQLARMTDGYSGSDLTSLAKDASLGPIRELRPEQVRNMAANEVRNILFCDFMESLKKIKRSVGPQTLDLYVRWNKDYGDTTAV